In the Macrobrachium rosenbergii isolate ZJJX-2024 chromosome 23, ASM4041242v1, whole genome shotgun sequence genome, one interval contains:
- the LOC136851312 gene encoding keratin-associated protein 10-7-like isoform X1, which yields MNENCRFFLRFSLLMLLAMTAQSDKNASRCDENGGFCVPKDSCDSGSGNLYCDDENEVCCLYDPFPTTEGPPGPYCNATIDCRRAGGFCSQTCPVWTKPDPNLCENDCNCCIEIVCNQTQECQDAYGYCTNPALCYEKIIPEWCDGEDCVCCAPVCPPTQTCQDAYGYCTKPDNCYEKIVPEGCDGEDCVCCAPVCPPTPSQECQDAYGYCTSPDSCYEKIVPEECGGEDCVCCAPVCPPTPTQECQDAYGYCTTPDNCYEKIVPVGCGGEDCVCCAPACPPTQTCQDAYGYCTKPDDCYEKIIPEGCGGEDCVCCAPVCPPTQTCQDAYGYCTKPENCFEKIVPEGCDGEDCVCCAPVCPPTKGCQEANGYCTSSDNCYYGKIIPEECDGENCVCCVLNWIPYSARNRKGVL from the exons ATGAATGAAAACTGTAGGTTCTTTCTTCGCTTCTCGCTTTTGATGCTGCTTGCTATGACG GCTCAAAGCGACAAGAATGCCTCCAGATGCGATGAAAATGGAGGCTTCTGTGTTCCCAAGGATTCATGTGATAGTGGATCGGGAAACCTTTATTgcgatgatgaaaatgaagtctGCTGCCTGTATGATCCTTTCCCTACGACGGAGGGCCCTCCGG GACCGTATTGCAACGCCACAATCGACTGTAGAAGAGCTGGAGGCTTCTGCAGCCAGACATGTCCCGTTTGGACGAAACCGGACCCAAATCTGTGCGAAAATGACTGCAATTGTTGTATTGAAATTG TTTGTAACCAAACTCAGGAATGCCAAGATGCATATGGCTATTGCACAAATCCTGCCCTGTGTTACGAAAAAATAATCCCCGAATGGTGTGATGGAGAGGACTGTGTTTGCTGCGCTCCAG TTTGTCCCCCAACTCAGACCTGCCAAGATGCATATGGCTATTGCACGAAACCTGATAACTGTTATGAGAAAATAGTCCCCGAGGGGTGTGATGGAGAGGACTGCGTTTGCTGCGCTCCGG TTTGTCCCCCAACTCCATCTCAGGAGTGCCAAGATGCATATGGCTATTGCACCAGTCCTGACAGCTGTTATGAGAAAATAGTCCCCGAGGAGTGTGGTGGAGAGGACTGTGTTTGCTGCGCTCCAG TTTGTCCCCCAACTCCAACTCAGGAGTGCCAAGATGCATATGGCTATTGCACAACTCCTGACAACTGTTATGAGAAAATAGTCCCCGTGGGATGTGGTGGTGAGGACTGCGTTTGCTGCGCTCCAG CTTGTCCCCCAACCCAGACCTGCCAAGATGCATATGGCTATTGCACGAAACCTGACGATTGTTATGAGAAAATAATCCCCGAGGGGTGTGGTGGAGAGGACTGCGTTTGCTGCGCTCCAG TTTGTCCCCCAACTCAGACCTGCCAAGATGCATATGGCTATTGCACGAAACCTGAAAACTGTTTTGAGAAAATAGTCCCCGAGGGGTGTGATGGAGAGGACTGCGTTTGCTGCGCTCCAG TCTGTCCCCCAACTAAAGGGTGCCAAGAAGCAAATGGCTATTGCACGAGTTCTGACAACTgttattatggaaaaataatcCCAGAGGAGTGTGATGGAGAGAACTGCGTTTGCTGCGTCCTG
- the LOC136851312 gene encoding keratin-associated protein 10-9-like isoform X2, with translation MNENCRFFLRFSLLMLLAMTAQSDKNASRCDENGGFCVPKDSCDSGSGNLYCDDENEVCCLYDPFPTTEGPPGPYCNATIDCRRAGGFCSQTCPVWTKPDPNLCENDCNCCIEIVCNQTQECQDAYGYCTNPALCYEKIIPEWCDGEDCVCCAPVCPPTPSQECQDAYGYCTSPDSCYEKIVPEECGGEDCVCCAPVCPPTPTQECQDAYGYCTTPDNCYEKIVPVGCGGEDCVCCAPACPPTQTCQDAYGYCTKPDDCYEKIIPEGCGGEDCVCCAPVCPPTQTCQDAYGYCTKPENCFEKIVPEGCDGEDCVCCAPVCPPTKGCQEANGYCTSSDNCYYGKIIPEECDGENCVCCVLNWIPYSARNRKGVL, from the exons ATGAATGAAAACTGTAGGTTCTTTCTTCGCTTCTCGCTTTTGATGCTGCTTGCTATGACG GCTCAAAGCGACAAGAATGCCTCCAGATGCGATGAAAATGGAGGCTTCTGTGTTCCCAAGGATTCATGTGATAGTGGATCGGGAAACCTTTATTgcgatgatgaaaatgaagtctGCTGCCTGTATGATCCTTTCCCTACGACGGAGGGCCCTCCGG GACCGTATTGCAACGCCACAATCGACTGTAGAAGAGCTGGAGGCTTCTGCAGCCAGACATGTCCCGTTTGGACGAAACCGGACCCAAATCTGTGCGAAAATGACTGCAATTGTTGTATTGAAATTG TTTGTAACCAAACTCAGGAATGCCAAGATGCATATGGCTATTGCACAAATCCTGCCCTGTGTTACGAAAAAATAATCCCCGAATGGTGTGATGGAGAGGACTGTGTTTGCTGCGCTCCAG TTTGTCCCCCAACTCCATCTCAGGAGTGCCAAGATGCATATGGCTATTGCACCAGTCCTGACAGCTGTTATGAGAAAATAGTCCCCGAGGAGTGTGGTGGAGAGGACTGTGTTTGCTGCGCTCCAG TTTGTCCCCCAACTCCAACTCAGGAGTGCCAAGATGCATATGGCTATTGCACAACTCCTGACAACTGTTATGAGAAAATAGTCCCCGTGGGATGTGGTGGTGAGGACTGCGTTTGCTGCGCTCCAG CTTGTCCCCCAACCCAGACCTGCCAAGATGCATATGGCTATTGCACGAAACCTGACGATTGTTATGAGAAAATAATCCCCGAGGGGTGTGGTGGAGAGGACTGCGTTTGCTGCGCTCCAG TTTGTCCCCCAACTCAGACCTGCCAAGATGCATATGGCTATTGCACGAAACCTGAAAACTGTTTTGAGAAAATAGTCCCCGAGGGGTGTGATGGAGAGGACTGCGTTTGCTGCGCTCCAG TCTGTCCCCCAACTAAAGGGTGCCAAGAAGCAAATGGCTATTGCACGAGTTCTGACAACTgttattatggaaaaataatcCCAGAGGAGTGTGATGGAGAGAACTGCGTTTGCTGCGTCCTG
- the LOC136851312 gene encoding keratin-associated protein 10-3-like isoform X3, translated as MNENCRFFLRFSLLMLLAMTAQSDKNASRCDENGGFCVPKDSCDSGSGNLYCDDENEVCCLYDPFPTTEGPPGPYCNATIDCRRAGGFCSQTCPVWTKPDPNLCENDCNCCIEIVCNQTQECQDAYGYCTNPALCYEKIIPEWCDGEDCVCCAPVCPPTQTCQDAYGYCTKPDNCYEKIVPEGCDGEDCVCCAPVCPPTPSQECQDAYGYCTSPDSCYEKIVPEECGGEDCVCCAPVCPPTQTCQDAYGYCTKPENCFEKIVPEGCDGEDCVCCAPVCPPTKGCQEANGYCTSSDNCYYGKIIPEECDGENCVCCVLNWIPYSARNRKGVL; from the exons ATGAATGAAAACTGTAGGTTCTTTCTTCGCTTCTCGCTTTTGATGCTGCTTGCTATGACG GCTCAAAGCGACAAGAATGCCTCCAGATGCGATGAAAATGGAGGCTTCTGTGTTCCCAAGGATTCATGTGATAGTGGATCGGGAAACCTTTATTgcgatgatgaaaatgaagtctGCTGCCTGTATGATCCTTTCCCTACGACGGAGGGCCCTCCGG GACCGTATTGCAACGCCACAATCGACTGTAGAAGAGCTGGAGGCTTCTGCAGCCAGACATGTCCCGTTTGGACGAAACCGGACCCAAATCTGTGCGAAAATGACTGCAATTGTTGTATTGAAATTG TTTGTAACCAAACTCAGGAATGCCAAGATGCATATGGCTATTGCACAAATCCTGCCCTGTGTTACGAAAAAATAATCCCCGAATGGTGTGATGGAGAGGACTGTGTTTGCTGCGCTCCAG TTTGTCCCCCAACTCAGACCTGCCAAGATGCATATGGCTATTGCACGAAACCTGATAACTGTTATGAGAAAATAGTCCCCGAGGGGTGTGATGGAGAGGACTGCGTTTGCTGCGCTCCGG TTTGTCCCCCAACTCCATCTCAGGAGTGCCAAGATGCATATGGCTATTGCACCAGTCCTGACAGCTGTTATGAGAAAATAGTCCCCGAGGAGTGTGGTGGAGAGGACTGTGTTTGCTGCGCTCCAG TTTGTCCCCCAACTCAGACCTGCCAAGATGCATATGGCTATTGCACGAAACCTGAAAACTGTTTTGAGAAAATAGTCCCCGAGGGGTGTGATGGAGAGGACTGCGTTTGCTGCGCTCCAG TCTGTCCCCCAACTAAAGGGTGCCAAGAAGCAAATGGCTATTGCACGAGTTCTGACAACTgttattatggaaaaataatcCCAGAGGAGTGTGATGGAGAGAACTGCGTTTGCTGCGTCCTG